From Natronocella acetinitrilica:
CATCAGTTCAACGTCGGTGGGATTCCGACCCAGAGCAGTGTATCGCTCCACGAGATAGTCGATCTCGTCGCCGGCCAGAGCAAACCCCTGCTCCAGGTTGGCCCGCGCCAACGCGTCGCGGCCAGCGGCGAGGATGTCGATATGGGCCAGTGGCTCGGGCTCGGTCGCGCTGAAAAGATGCTCAGCGGTGGTCGGATCCCCATGAACCATTTCCGTCATGCGGTCATGGAGTTCGGCATCCAGTTTTCGCAGGACTGCGTCATCAAGCGGCTCTGATACCGATAGCGTATAGAGCAGACCGCGCTCGATCCGTCGCACCGATGCGAGACCACAATTGTGGGCGATATCGGTGGCCTTGGTGGACCAGGGAGAGATAGTACCGGGGCGCGGCGTCACCAGCCGGGTCAGGCCGGCAGGGGTGTCAGTATCCGGTGTTGCTGCACCCAGCAGGCGCCGCAGCAGTGCGGAGGCGGTCGCGTCGAGCTCCGCCGTTGTCTGCACGAAGTACAGATAGCGGGAAGAGACATCCCTCACCAGCGGAGACACGGCCTGAAGCCGCGCCAACAGTTTCCCACGGCGAAACGCCGACAGCGCGGTCGTACCGTCTATGCGCAACATGGCTGACAACCCGGATAGCCTGGAAGAATACCCGGCGACCGCCCGCCGCCGGTGCAGGCGCGACACTACCCTGCGACGCCGTTTAGCGCAACTGCTCCTGAATCAGCACCAGCAGCTGCTCGGATAGCCCCTCATCCACCGCGTCGCCGTCCTCGTCGGTGATCCAGACCGTTGTGCTTCCGCCATCAGAGCCCAGCCGAATCGCATAGTTGCCGGGTTCAAGCTGCGCCTCCCGGGTGCGCCAGAAGGCCAGACGGGAGAAGAAGCTTCGGCCGGATCGATCGGCCTCCGCCGACGGATCATAGCGGACCAGGTAGAGCCGCTCTGAGCGGTCTCTGTCCTCGACGGTGAAGCCGGCACGGTCGATGGCCAGACCAACCCGACGCCAACCCTGCAGGAAGGATTCGGCGATGACCAGGGTCAGGCGATCATCGCTGTCGCGCATGATCCGGCTGAAGGCGTCCTCTTCCTGGGCCGCGGCGATGTCCCGCGCCGCCATGACCTCGTTGATGCCCAGATGGACCATGAATGTCCGCAGGGCTTCGGCCTCACGGCCGCGGTCTCCGTCCCGGGGCGTCCAGTCACCGTTGTCCGACATGGCCCGGCGATGGGCAACGAAAACCAGCGTGCGGTCGGCGCGATCGCCGGAATCCAGCCGGAAGGTGTACTGCTCGAGTACCGGCGCATCCGCTTCCAGTTCCAGGGGCATGAATACGCCACCACTGAGGCCCAACGGCCTCGGCATCCAGTCGCTTTCGATCACGCCCAGGCTTTCCGAACTGCGAATAACTGGAATGTTGAATTCCTCGGCGAAGTCGTTGAGCCAGACCCAGACCTCTTCCGGCCGCGCGTCAATGCGCAGCCAACGTGTCTGGCCGCTGCGCTGCACCTGCATGCCCGGGGGCTCGGGCAGCACGGCGGCGCCATCGCGCCCCTCGCCCCGAGCAAACTCGGAGAACGTTGCCGACCGCTGGCGGCCCAGCGCCGGCACCTCTCCGATTCGCTCCGAAGAGAGGTCCGGCGGGACGATCAGCGGATCGCTGGTGCGAACATCGGCGTCACGGCCGCCTGACGAACAGCCGGCCAGAACCAGGGCGATCAACAAGGCCAACAACGACTGCTTGAGGGACAACTTACGCACAAACTTACTCCAGAACGCCGGCCAGCAGCATCGCCTGCCGAACGGTTTCATGATGCTGTTCCGACAACGGCGTCAGTGGCAACCGGATGGACGGGCCGATGAGGCCCAGTTGGCTGACAGCCCATTTCACCGGAATGGGATTGGACTCGACAAACAACGCCTTATGGAGCGCCGCCAGACGAGCGTCGATGGCCTCGGCGGTCTCACGATCACCGCTGATGGCAGCCTGACACATATCGTGCATCTGTTGCGGCGCGACGTTGGCGGTAACGGATATCACGCCCTTGCCACCAGCCAGCAGGATCTCTCTGGAGACGCCATCTTCGCCGCTGTAGACGTCCAGTCGATCACCGCAGCGCTCGATGATTTCCCTGGCCCGCTGGACACTGACTGTCTCCTTGATGGCGACAATGTTGGGGATGTCCGCCAGCCGTTCCACCGTCTCGGGCAACATGTCACAGGCCGTGCGCCCGGGGACGTTATAGAGAATCTGTGGAATGGGCACTGCATCGGCAACGGCCTTGTAGTGCTGATACAGACCTTCCTGCGTCGGCTTGTTGTAGTAGGGCACAACCAGCAGGGCCGCATCGCAGCCCCCTTCCATGGCGCACCGGGTCAGCTTGATAGCCTCCCAGGTGGAGTTCGCCCCCGTGCCGCCGATCACCGGGATACGGCCGCAGGCCATCTCGACGACCTTGCGCATCACATGGCAGTGCTCGTCGTAATCAAGTGTGGCCGACTCCCCGGTGGTGCCCACCGCGACAATGGCATCAGTGCCGTTGTCGACGTGGAACTCGACCAGCCGCGCCAGCCCTTCCTCGTCGATGGCGCCGTCCTCGAACATCGGCGTGACCATCGCAACCATGCTTCCGCGGAACATGCGCTATCCAACCCCAGATAAAAACAGACCAGCATAGTATCGGTGCCCCGGCAACGAGACAAGCAACGCCATTGGGGAATGGTTCAACAGGTTCCCGGGGCGGGAAAGGTGCATCTTGCACCGCGTCCCTAGTAAACTCTCCGCGGCCTGGCGAGGCCGCGTTGGCCCGCCGTAAATCAGTATCTCCTGTGACATTCTGCGACTAGTCCAAACGCGCAGACCAATCCCGCTTCCCGAAGGCAGCGAGCGAGCATGGAAAATCTAATTGTCATCACAGCCCTCGGCGAGGATCGGCCCGGACTGATCGATCAACTGTCGAAGTCCATCGCCGATGCCGGCTGCGGTATCCTCGATAGCCGCATGACCGTGCTCGGCGGCGAGTTTGCGATCATTCAGCTGGTCTCCGGCCGCTGGAATGCACTGGCAAAGCTCGAGGGCCAGTTGCCCATCGTCGCCAAGGAACTGGGCCTGGAGCTGCATCTCAAGCGAACCATACCGACCCGCCAGCCTGGTGACCTGCTGCCCTACGCCGTGGATGTGGTCACCATGGATCAGCCGGGAATCGTGCACCAGATTGCACACTTTTTTTCTCAGCGGGAGATCAACATCCGCGACCTCGCCACCAATCGCTACAACGCGGCGCACACCGGCACACCGATGTATTCCGTTCACCTGACCGTGGACATACCCGCGAAGCTCCATGTCGCGATGATTCGCGAGGAGTTTCTCGATTTCTGCGACCAGGGCAACCTGGACGCGATTTTCGAACCCGTGAAGGGTTGAGCCGATCCCATTCTGGAGGACATCGCCATGAGTACTGTAGCTGTGGGCAAACCTGTTCCGGCATTCAGCCTGCCGGCCACCGATGATCAGACCATCAGCCTGGAGGACTATCGCGGCCGCAACCTCGTGCTGTATTTCTACCCCAAGGCGAGCACGCCGGGTTGCACCCAGGAAGGACAGGATTTCCGCGATCTCGAGTCAGAGTTCGCCGGCGCGAACACGGCGATCCTGGGCGTCTCTCGCGACAGCGTGAAGGCGCAGCAGAATTTCAAGGACAAATACAGCTTCAACTTCCCGCTGCTATCCGACAAGGATGAAACGCTTTGCGGGTTGTTCGATGTGATCAAGGAAAAGAACATGTACGGCCGCAAGGTCATGGGCGTGGAGAGAAGCACCTTCGTGATTGATGCGGAGGGGGTACTTCGTGAGGAGTGGCGTGGCGTGAAAGTCAAGGGGCACGCACAGGCTGTGCTCGACGCAGTCCGCGCCCTCTAGGGAAGCGCTGAAGTATTCACGCCGCCGCGCTCGAGTCCGGTTTTCATTCGTGGCTAGAAGCAAGGTGCCGCAGGTAGTGGTTCTACCTGCGGTGGCTTGCGACACCGCCACGGGCGAAAACCGGCCGAGCCCCACGGGGTTGCGCACAGGTTTTCCGCGCTGCGTTGTTGCGACGCTTGGTCGTGGAATCACCACGACGCTGCGCGCCGCGCCTAGCATCACGAAAAATCTGTGTGTAACGCGGCAGTGTGAATACTTCAGCGCTTCCCTAGCAGGCGGCACTCCGACCGCCGCCTGCTTCGAAGCCCGGCACAGTGACTACTGTGCCGGGCTTTCCTCAAGTGGTTCGCCTGTCCTCGGCCAGGCCTTGAGTATGGCCTGAATCACCGTCGCCAGCGGTATCGCGAAAAACACCCCCCAGAAGCCCCAGATACCGCCGAATACCAGTATCGCCACGATAATGGCCACCGGGTGAAGGTTCACGACCTCGGAGAACAGGATCGGCACCAGCACGTTGCCATCCAGTGCCTGAATAATGCCGTACGCCACCATGATCCAGACGAACTCGCTGCTGAATCCGAACTGGAAGTAGGCAATAAGCCCCACCGGCACCGTGACCACCGCGGCGCCGATATAGGGAATGATCACCGACAGCCCCACCACCAGCGACAGCAGCATCGCGAACGACAGGCCGAGCAGGCTGAAAGTGGCGTAGGTAACCGCCCAGACGATCAGGATTTCCAGGAACTTGCCCCGGATGTAATTGCCGATCTGGCGATCCACGTCCCGCCAGATGGTGATCAGCAGTTCCCGATCACGGGGCAGGAAACGGCTCAACCATTCGATCAGCGACCGTTTGTCCTTGAGGAAAAAAAACACCAGGAATGGCAGCAGAACCAGGTACACCAGTAACGTGATGAGCACGATCACCGACTGGAACGACATGGAGGTCAGCAAGCGCTGGCTGAAATCCAGTGCCTCACGGCGTATCGAAAAAATCAGGTCGTTGACCTGTTCTTCCGAGAACAGCTGCGGATACTGCTGCGGCAGCTGCAACAGCAAGGCCTGGCTGGCGTTGAGAATTTTCGGAAGTTCGTCCACCAGCTGGCCAATCTGCCGAATGAGTATGGGAATCAGTGCAAAGAAAAACAGCAACAGACCGACGAAGAACACCAGGAACACGAAAGAAACCGCCAGCATCCTGGGCACGCCGAAACGCTCCAGACTGCGCACCACGCCCTCAAGCAGGTAGGCAAGCACCAGGGAGGCGATCACCGGAGCGAGCATGCTGCTGAAGAACAGGAACAGCGTCATTCCAACGATCAGTACCGCGGCGAGGCCGATGACCTGCGGGTTGTCGAAGTGCTGACGGAACCAGTCCCGGATCAGCTGCATCAGCCAAAGCTCCTTGCTGTATCGTGTTTGTGCATGCGCCGCAGACGGTCATGCCGGGTCATCATACAACGGCTGATCGAGGCGCACGAGAGCAGCGCGGACAGCCCGGAACATGGGCGGGCATAGCGGGTCCAATCGCTGACTGTACTGGTTCCGTCAGAGCAAGCCGGTCTTCCAGAAGACCCGGGGGAATTCCTTGAAACGCGTGATAGCGCTCGCACTCGGTCTACTGCTGGGCGCCGGCGTGGCCGCACAGACTGACTCCGACGGCGTTCGTTTGCCGGAAATCGGTGATGGCGCGAGCCGCAGCCTGAGCCTCTCGCAGGAAGCACGCCTGGGGCGCGAGCTGATCCGCGAAGTGCGGATGCGCCTGCCCATGGAGCAGGATCCGGAAGTGCGCGCCTACATCCAGGAACTCGGTCAGCGGCTGCTTGGCTTCGCAGACGGGCCGGACTTCCAGTACGAATTCTTCGTCGTGGACAGCCCCGCCATCAACGCCTTCGCCATGCCTGGCGGCAATATCGGGATCAACTCCGGCCTGATCCTGCGCACGCAATCGGAAAGCGAACTGGCCGGCGTGATGGCCCACGAGCTTGCCCATGTCACGCAGCGACATATCGCGCGGCGACTTGACGCCCAGCGCGGCGCGGGCTTCCGTACCCTGGGCGTACTCATGGCGGCGATCCTGCTGGGCATGCAGGATCCGGAAGCAGGCAGCGCCGCGGCCATGACCGGCATTGCCGGTTCCATCCAGGAGCAGCTCAACTTCTCCCGCGAACACGAGCGCGAGGCCGATAACATCGGCCTGCAGATTCTCGCCAGGGCCGGCCTCGACCCCGAGGGCATGCCGCGATTCTTCGAGCGGTTGCACCAGGCAACCCAGTACCAGACACGGCCACCCGAGTACCTGAGCACCCACCCGATTACGGAGAACCGGATTTCCGAAAGTCGCGCCCGTGCCCAGCAACTCGGTCGACGTGACGTACAGGAAAGTGCGACGTACCAGATCATCCGCACCCGCCTGCTGGTATCACGGGCCGAGAGCACCAGCAGCGCGGAACGGCATTTCCGGGCACAACTGGAGGGCAACGGGGACCGGAACGCTGCAGCCTACGGTCTGGCGTTGACCCTGACCGAGGCGGGCCAGACCGAAGAGGCGGTGGAGCTACTGGAGACGCTGATCGATCAGCATGGCGAATTCGTCTCGTACTACCTGGCATTGGCGCGGGCCCACTGGGCTGCCGGCAACGAGGATGAGGCGCTGGAGTTCTATCAGCTCACGCTGGAGCTCTTCCCCGACAATTATCCCACCGTCTACCATTACGCAGACGCACTCCGCGATGCCAGCAAGGCAGGCGAGGCGCGCGCCGTGATCCGGCGACATCTGCAGCGCCGCGGACCCGATGCCGCCCTCTACCAGAAGCTGGCCCAGATCGCGGCGGACGCCAATGTGCCCCATGAAGGCAAGCTGGCAATGGCGGAGTACTATCAGATGCACGGGCAACTGCGACTCGCCATCGAACAGTTGAACCAGGTCATCAATGCCAACGATGCCGAGATGTACGACAAGTCCCGGGCCGTATCCCGCCGACAGGAACTCGTGGCGGACTACGAGAACCGCATGCGCTGACCCAGGGCCGCACGCCGCCTCGAGGACACGCGTTCCCCCTACAGCCCACAGACGCTCACGCGCTTTCGTGGCACACTGCCAGATCGTCGAAAGCGCCTCCGGGCAGACGTGACCACGCGTCGACCGGCGGACAAGGGACAAACTCCGCGCGTTGCAACCGATGGATGACCATGAGCGGACCCGCACCGGAAGAATACTGGCTGGACTGGATCGCGCGTGCGCAGGCCGGAAACCGTTCCTGGCTGCGGGCGCTGGACCCGTCGGTACCGGAGAAAGATCGCGAGCAGGCCTTGCTGAGTGCGCGCGGCGAATGGATTGCAGCAATGGACGGCGCTCTCCAGTCCCTGGCGGATGATCTCCAGGGCAGTGCCGACTGGACCGCTTCCCTGCTGCGACACCTGCGAAACCTGCATGAGGAGGTAGATCGCCACCTCGACGAGACGGCCCAGCAGTTGCCGCCGGATCTGCAATGGCTCACCCACTGGCTGGAGTCCTGCGCGGCGTCCGGCAGCACCGATCTCGCCAGGGCGACGCTGGATGCGCTGCGGCAATGGCCGCAGCTTGGCGTGGGCGGCCGACAGGTTGCCAACCTCCAGGCCCTGCACAAGTCGCTGAGCACTGCGATCGAGGCCGGCGCCGCCTATGCGCAGACCCAGAAAGTCATGCTGGAAAAGGCCCTCAAGGGCTGGGAGCAGCGATTGGCGGCACGGTCATCCGATCCCGCGCCGGACCGGGAAGAGCTGCTTGAAACATGGCTGTCAGCGTTAAGCGACGCTTATGAACACATGCTCGATTCGGATGAACACACCAGGCACCTGGCGAAACTGAACACCAGTCTGCAACAGGCCAGGGCAGATGCCCTGCCGCTGATCGAGCCCTGGCTGCATGGCTTCGGCATCGCC
This genomic window contains:
- the bamC gene encoding outer membrane protein assembly factor BamC produces the protein MRKLSLKQSLLALLIALVLAGCSSGGRDADVRTSDPLIVPPDLSSERIGEVPALGRQRSATFSEFARGEGRDGAAVLPEPPGMQVQRSGQTRWLRIDARPEEVWVWLNDFAEEFNIPVIRSSESLGVIESDWMPRPLGLSGGVFMPLELEADAPVLEQYTFRLDSGDRADRTLVFVAHRRAMSDNGDWTPRDGDRGREAEALRTFMVHLGINEVMAARDIAAAQEEDAFSRIMRDSDDRLTLVIAESFLQGWRRVGLAIDRAGFTVEDRDRSERLYLVRYDPSAEADRSGRSFFSRLAFWRTREAQLEPGNYAIRLGSDGGSTTVWITDEDGDAVDEGLSEQLLVLIQEQLR
- the dapA gene encoding 4-hydroxy-tetrahydrodipicolinate synthase, which gives rise to MFRGSMVAMVTPMFEDGAIDEEGLARLVEFHVDNGTDAIVAVGTTGESATLDYDEHCHVMRKVVEMACGRIPVIGGTGANSTWEAIKLTRCAMEGGCDAALLVVPYYNKPTQEGLYQHYKAVADAVPIPQILYNVPGRTACDMLPETVERLADIPNIVAIKETVSVQRAREIIERCGDRLDVYSGEDGVSREILLAGGKGVISVTANVAPQQMHDMCQAAISGDRETAEAIDARLAALHKALFVESNPIPVKWAVSQLGLIGPSIRLPLTPLSEQHHETVRQAMLLAGVLE
- a CDS encoding glycine cleavage system protein R; translated protein: MENLIVITALGEDRPGLIDQLSKSIADAGCGILDSRMTVLGGEFAIIQLVSGRWNALAKLEGQLPIVAKELGLELHLKRTIPTRQPGDLLPYAVDVVTMDQPGIVHQIAHFFSQREINIRDLATNRYNAAHTGTPMYSVHLTVDIPAKLHVAMIREEFLDFCDQGNLDAIFEPVKG
- a CDS encoding peroxiredoxin; protein product: MSTVAVGKPVPAFSLPATDDQTISLEDYRGRNLVLYFYPKASTPGCTQEGQDFRDLESEFAGANTAILGVSRDSVKAQQNFKDKYSFNFPLLSDKDETLCGLFDVIKEKNMYGRKVMGVERSTFVIDAEGVLREEWRGVKVKGHAQAVLDAVRAL
- a CDS encoding AI-2E family transporter, yielding MQLIRDWFRQHFDNPQVIGLAAVLIVGMTLFLFFSSMLAPVIASLVLAYLLEGVVRSLERFGVPRMLAVSFVFLVFFVGLLLFFFALIPILIRQIGQLVDELPKILNASQALLLQLPQQYPQLFSEEQVNDLIFSIRREALDFSQRLLTSMSFQSVIVLITLLVYLVLLPFLVFFFLKDKRSLIEWLSRFLPRDRELLITIWRDVDRQIGNYIRGKFLEILIVWAVTYATFSLLGLSFAMLLSLVVGLSVIIPYIGAAVVTVPVGLIAYFQFGFSSEFVWIMVAYGIIQALDGNVLVPILFSEVVNLHPVAIIVAILVFGGIWGFWGVFFAIPLATVIQAILKAWPRTGEPLEESPAQ
- a CDS encoding M48 family metalloprotease, whose protein sequence is MIALALGLLLGAGVAAQTDSDGVRLPEIGDGASRSLSLSQEARLGRELIREVRMRLPMEQDPEVRAYIQELGQRLLGFADGPDFQYEFFVVDSPAINAFAMPGGNIGINSGLILRTQSESELAGVMAHELAHVTQRHIARRLDAQRGAGFRTLGVLMAAILLGMQDPEAGSAAAMTGIAGSIQEQLNFSREHEREADNIGLQILARAGLDPEGMPRFFERLHQATQYQTRPPEYLSTHPITENRISESRARAQQLGRRDVQESATYQIIRTRLLVSRAESTSSAERHFRAQLEGNGDRNAAAYGLALTLTEAGQTEEAVELLETLIDQHGEFVSYYLALARAHWAAGNEDEALEFYQLTLELFPDNYPTVYHYADALRDASKAGEARAVIRRHLQRRGPDAALYQKLAQIAADANVPHEGKLAMAEYYQMHGQLRLAIEQLNQVINANDAEMYDKSRAVSRRQELVADYENRMR
- a CDS encoding poly(R)-hydroxyalkanoic acid synthase subunit PhaE; this encodes MTMSGPAPEEYWLDWIARAQAGNRSWLRALDPSVPEKDREQALLSARGEWIAAMDGALQSLADDLQGSADWTASLLRHLRNLHEEVDRHLDETAQQLPPDLQWLTHWLESCAASGSTDLARATLDALRQWPQLGVGGRQVANLQALHKSLSTAIEAGAAYAQTQKVMLEKALKGWEQRLAARSSDPAPDREELLETWLSALSDAYEHMLDSDEHTRHLAKLNTSLQQARADALPLIEPWLHGFGIATRQDLAGTQVRLQEMRRANDEELDALRQRLDLLETHGAKPARRNKQR